One Citricoccus sp. K5 DNA window includes the following coding sequences:
- a CDS encoding pyruvate carboxylase, giving the protein MFTKVLVANRGEIAVRAFRACYELGARTVAVFPYEDRNSIHRQKADEAYRIGEEGHPIRAYLDVDEIIRVATESGCDAIYPGYGFLSENAGLARACEEAGIAFVGPPADVLELTGNKVEALRAAKAAGIPTLKSSEPSSDVDWLVSQAEDIGFPIFVKAVAGGGGRGMRRVETPADLPDALNAAMREAETAFGDPTMFLEQAVLRPRHIEVQVLADATGETVHLFERDCSMQRRHQKVIEIAPAPNLDESIRQALYADAVKFARAMDYVNAGTVEFLVDTAGERAGQHVFIEMNPRIQVEHTVTEEITDVDLVASQLRIAAGHSLEELGIHQEDLRIRGAAMQCRITTEDPSNGFRPDTGTITAYRSAGGSGVRLDGGTIYTGAEISPHFDSMLVKLSCRGRDYPTAVRRTRRALAEFRVRGVATNIPFLMNVLDDPTFVAGDVATDFIDAHPELAQVNRSQNRGSKALQYLADVTVNQPHGPRVDGIDPRDKLPHFPGDKSEEPDRSPFDGPSSSQPPAGWRQVLLEQGPEGFAAELRSRTELAVTDTTFRDAHQSLLATRVRTRDLLAAAPAVAHTLPGLLSVEAWGGATYDVALRFLAEDPWARLRLLREELPNIPLQMLLRGRNTVGYTPYPVEVTNAFVQEAADTGVDIFRIFDALNDVGQIAPAIEAVRATGTAVAEAALCYTGNLLDPAEELYTLDYYLGLARQMVDAGAHVLAIKDMAGLLRPQAAKELVGALRSEFDLPVHLHTHDTAGGQLATLLAAAEAGVDAVDTAVASMAGTTSQVPMSALVAALEHGERDTGLGLDHAAGLEPYWETIREIYRPFESGLSAPTGRVYRHEIPGGQLSNLRQQAIALGLGDRFEQIEKMYEAANAMLGNIVKVTPSSKVVGDLALQLVGMDVDPAAFAENPQDFDVPDSVIGFLSGELGDPPGGWPEPFRSRALQNRGQRRPEAELSAEDRASLAEPGAPRQATLNRLLFPGPTQEFEANRDEFGDTSVLHTRDWLYGMVTGQEHVISLGKGVRLLATLQAIGEPDAKGLRPVMVTLNGQARQITVRDRSVESTARAAEKADPAATGHVAAPFAGVVTVNVAEGDAVEAGATVATIEAMKMEAAITAQAGGTVSRVVLSGTTPVEGGDLLLVVG; this is encoded by the coding sequence ATGTTCACCAAAGTGCTGGTGGCCAACCGCGGCGAGATTGCCGTGCGCGCCTTCCGCGCCTGCTACGAGCTGGGCGCCCGCACGGTGGCGGTGTTCCCCTATGAAGACCGGAACTCCATCCACCGGCAGAAGGCGGACGAGGCCTACCGCATCGGTGAGGAAGGCCACCCGATCCGCGCCTACCTGGATGTGGACGAGATCATCCGGGTGGCCACGGAATCGGGCTGTGACGCCATCTACCCCGGCTATGGATTCCTCTCCGAGAACGCCGGGCTGGCCCGCGCCTGCGAGGAGGCAGGCATCGCCTTCGTCGGTCCACCGGCCGACGTCCTCGAGCTGACGGGCAACAAGGTCGAGGCCCTGCGAGCGGCCAAGGCCGCCGGGATCCCGACGCTGAAGTCCTCGGAGCCGAGTTCGGACGTGGACTGGCTCGTCTCCCAGGCCGAGGACATCGGCTTCCCGATCTTCGTCAAGGCCGTTGCCGGCGGCGGCGGCCGTGGCATGCGCCGGGTCGAGACCCCGGCAGACCTGCCGGACGCCCTGAACGCGGCCATGCGCGAGGCCGAGACGGCCTTCGGTGATCCCACGATGTTCCTGGAGCAGGCCGTTCTGCGGCCCCGGCACATCGAGGTGCAGGTGCTGGCCGACGCGACGGGGGAGACGGTCCACCTCTTCGAACGTGACTGTTCCATGCAGCGGCGCCACCAGAAGGTCATCGAGATCGCGCCGGCCCCCAATCTGGACGAGTCCATCCGGCAGGCGCTGTATGCCGACGCGGTGAAGTTCGCCCGGGCCATGGACTACGTCAACGCCGGCACGGTCGAGTTCCTTGTGGACACCGCCGGTGAGCGGGCCGGGCAGCACGTGTTCATCGAGATGAATCCCCGTATCCAGGTGGAGCACACGGTCACCGAGGAGATCACGGACGTGGACCTCGTGGCCTCCCAGCTGCGGATCGCGGCGGGGCACAGTCTGGAGGAACTCGGCATCCACCAGGAGGACCTGCGGATCCGTGGGGCCGCGATGCAGTGCCGTATCACCACCGAGGACCCGTCGAACGGCTTCCGTCCGGACACCGGCACCATCACCGCCTACCGCTCGGCCGGCGGTTCCGGTGTCCGGCTGGACGGCGGCACCATCTACACCGGAGCCGAGATCAGTCCGCACTTCGACTCGATGCTCGTCAAGCTCAGCTGCCGCGGCCGCGACTACCCGACGGCGGTGCGCCGCACCCGGCGCGCCCTGGCCGAGTTCCGTGTGCGCGGGGTCGCCACCAACATCCCCTTCCTGATGAACGTGCTGGACGACCCGACCTTCGTGGCCGGGGACGTGGCCACCGACTTCATCGACGCACACCCCGAGCTGGCCCAGGTGAACCGCAGCCAGAACCGCGGTTCCAAGGCCCTGCAGTACCTGGCCGACGTCACCGTGAACCAGCCGCACGGACCACGGGTGGACGGGATCGATCCCCGGGACAAGCTGCCGCACTTCCCCGGGGACAAGTCCGAGGAGCCTGACCGCAGCCCCTTTGACGGCCCGTCGTCCAGCCAGCCACCGGCCGGATGGCGGCAGGTGCTGTTGGAGCAGGGGCCGGAGGGCTTCGCCGCGGAGCTGCGTTCCCGCACCGAACTGGCCGTCACGGACACCACCTTCCGCGATGCCCACCAGTCGCTGCTGGCCACCAGGGTCCGTACGCGGGACTTGCTGGCTGCCGCGCCGGCCGTCGCCCACACCCTGCCGGGGCTGCTCTCCGTCGAGGCCTGGGGCGGGGCCACCTATGACGTCGCGCTGCGCTTCCTGGCCGAGGACCCGTGGGCCCGGCTGCGGCTGCTGCGGGAGGAGCTGCCGAACATCCCGCTGCAGATGCTGCTGCGCGGCCGCAACACGGTGGGATACACCCCGTACCCGGTCGAGGTGACCAACGCCTTCGTGCAGGAGGCGGCGGACACCGGCGTGGACATCTTCCGCATCTTCGACGCCCTGAACGACGTCGGCCAGATCGCGCCCGCCATCGAGGCGGTCCGGGCCACCGGGACCGCCGTCGCGGAGGCGGCCCTGTGCTACACGGGCAACCTGCTGGATCCGGCCGAGGAGCTGTACACGCTCGACTACTACCTGGGGCTCGCCCGGCAGATGGTGGACGCCGGCGCGCACGTCCTGGCCATCAAGGACATGGCCGGACTGCTGCGACCCCAGGCCGCCAAGGAACTGGTCGGCGCCCTGCGCAGCGAGTTCGACCTTCCGGTGCACCTGCACACGCATGACACCGCGGGTGGCCAACTGGCGACCCTGTTGGCCGCGGCCGAGGCCGGAGTCGACGCCGTGGACACCGCCGTGGCCTCCATGGCCGGCACCACCAGCCAGGTACCGATGTCAGCCCTCGTCGCCGCACTGGAGCACGGGGAGCGGGACACCGGACTGGGACTGGACCACGCCGCGGGACTCGAGCCGTACTGGGAGACGATCCGGGAGATCTACCGGCCCTTCGAATCCGGGCTCTCGGCACCCACCGGACGCGTGTACCGCCACGAGATCCCCGGCGGTCAGCTCTCCAACCTGCGCCAGCAGGCGATCGCCCTGGGCCTGGGGGACCGTTTCGAGCAGATCGAGAAGATGTACGAGGCGGCCAACGCGATGCTGGGGAACATCGTCAAGGTCACCCCCAGCTCCAAGGTGGTCGGCGACCTCGCCCTCCAGCTGGTCGGAATGGACGTGGACCCCGCGGCCTTCGCCGAGAACCCGCAGGACTTCGACGTTCCCGACTCCGTGATCGGTTTCCTGTCCGGTGAGCTGGGCGACCCTCCCGGAGGCTGGCCCGAACCGTTCCGCAGCCGGGCCCTGCAGAACCGGGGCCAGCGCCGTCCGGAGGCCGAGCTCTCAGCTGAGGACCGCGCGTCGTTGGCCGAGCCCGGCGCCCCACGCCAGGCGACGCTCAACCGGCTCCTGTTCCCGGGCCCCACGCAGGAGTTCGAGGCCAACCGGGACGAGTTCGGAGACACTTCGGTACTCCACACCCGCGATTGGCTCTACGGGATGGTGACGGGGCAGGAGCACGTCATCTCCCTGGGCAAGGGCGTCCGCCTGCTGGCCACGCTGCAGGCGATCGGCGAGCCCGATGCCAAGGGTCTGCGGCCCGTCATGGTGACCCTGAACGGGCAGGCGCGCCAGATCACGGTCCGGGACCGCTCCGTGGAATCGACGGCCCGTGCCGCCGAGAAGGCGGACCCCGCGGCCACCGGTCATGTCGCCGCACCGTTCGCCGGAGTCGTGACAGTCAACGTCGCCGAGGGCGATGCGGTGGAGGCCGGCGCCACCGTAGCCACCATCGAGGCCATGAAGATGGAGGCGGCCATCACGGCCCAGGCTGGCGGGACCGTGTCCCGCGTGGTGCTGAGCGGGACCACCCCGGTGGAGGGTGGCGACCTGCTCCTCGTCGTGGGCTGA
- a CDS encoding ParA family protein — protein MQIISISSLKGGVGKTSVTLGLASAARAQGIPTLVVDMDPHADATTGLGVKQGQDIQGRDDIGTLLDRPRRVSLADHVIASGWPDLTAGAAETGIPGGTKVLDVVRGSSRTSLFERPTTRLRELRRLSTLLESVTKYALVLIDCPPALNGVTRMAWAASTDVLLVAEPSLFSVAGTERTLRALDLFRKEYAQGVHTTGVVANRVRPASTEHQFRLGEMERMYGDRLLPVAIPEQGNWQQIQGAAWPVHAWPGETAAQSAELFEELLSALHRPQGRRSQRRH, from the coding sequence GTGCAGATCATCTCCATATCCAGCCTCAAGGGCGGGGTCGGCAAGACCTCGGTCACCCTCGGACTGGCCTCCGCGGCGCGGGCGCAGGGCATTCCCACCTTGGTGGTGGACATGGACCCCCATGCCGATGCCACCACGGGGCTCGGCGTCAAGCAGGGCCAGGACATCCAGGGCAGAGACGACATCGGCACCCTGCTGGACCGTCCCCGGCGAGTGAGCCTGGCCGACCACGTCATCGCCTCCGGCTGGCCCGACCTCACGGCTGGGGCTGCCGAGACCGGCATCCCGGGCGGGACCAAGGTCCTCGACGTGGTGCGCGGCTCCTCCCGTACGTCCCTCTTCGAGCGACCCACCACCCGGTTGCGCGAACTTCGGCGGCTGAGCACCCTGCTGGAGTCCGTGACCAAGTACGCCTTGGTGCTGATCGACTGCCCGCCTGCCCTGAACGGCGTCACTCGCATGGCCTGGGCAGCCTCCACGGACGTACTGCTGGTGGCCGAGCCCAGCCTGTTCTCCGTCGCCGGCACGGAGCGGACCCTGCGGGCCCTCGATCTGTTCCGGAAGGAATATGCCCAGGGCGTCCATACGACCGGGGTGGTGGCCAACCGCGTGCGCCCGGCCAGCACGGAGCACCAGTTCCGCCTGGGTGAGATGGAGCGCATGTATGGCGACCGCCTGCTCCCGGTCGCCATCCCCGAACAGGGCAATTGGCAGCAGATCCAGGGCGCCGCCTGGCCGGTGCACGCCTGGCCCGGGGAAACGGCGGCTCAGTCGGCCGAGCTCTTCGAGGAGCTGCTCTCCGCGCTGCACCGGCCACAGGGCCGCCGCAGTCAACGCCGGCACTGA
- a CDS encoding MerR family transcriptional regulator, producing MSPKGEAGQSPDPHHESPPRTPAQGMLFTEDLPVLDEGAGYRGPTACKAAGITYRQLDYWARTGLVVPTVRGASGSGTQRLYSFRDILVLKVVKRLLDTGVSLQQIRSAVEHLRERGVDDLAQITLMSDGASVYECMSADEVIDLVQGGQGVFGIAVGRVWREVEGSLAELPSERLHAGVPEEFPGDELSQRRTRRKSAS from the coding sequence GTGAGTCCGAAGGGCGAGGCCGGGCAGTCCCCGGATCCGCATCACGAGTCACCCCCGCGCACCCCTGCGCAGGGCATGCTTTTCACCGAAGACCTACCCGTCCTTGACGAGGGCGCCGGCTATCGCGGTCCGACCGCGTGCAAGGCCGCCGGCATCACCTACCGTCAGCTCGACTACTGGGCACGCACCGGCCTGGTGGTCCCCACCGTTCGGGGCGCCAGCGGATCTGGCACCCAGCGGCTCTATTCGTTCCGGGACATCCTCGTGCTGAAGGTCGTCAAGCGCCTGCTGGACACCGGGGTCTCCCTGCAGCAGATCCGCTCGGCCGTGGAACACCTGCGTGAGCGCGGCGTGGACGACCTGGCACAGATCACCCTCATGAGCGACGGCGCCTCGGTCTACGAGTGCATGTCTGCCGATGAGGTGATCGACCTGGTCCAGGGCGGCCAGGGCGTGTTCGGCATCGCCGTCGGACGCGTGTGGCGCGAGGTCGAGGGCTCATTGGCCGAGCTGCCGTCCGAACGGCTGCATGCGGGTGTGCCCGAAGAATTCCCCGGTGACGAACTGTCCCAGCGGCGCACGCGCCGCAAGTCCGCCTCCTGA
- a CDS encoding bifunctional nuclease family protein, which produces MSLPDVEMTVLGVRVELPGNQPLVLLQDPGTGTLVPIWIGAPEASAIALWQQGLTPPRPMTHDLLIEVLSATGTALESVRIGSVEDAVFHAELILDNGARVDARASDAIACALRAEAPVLCAAEVLEAAGVDPEQAEDVDEDSEDSEDGVDEAVTGVTGAAERDAELNRFREFLDNVDPEDFADGGSSQS; this is translated from the coding sequence ATGAGCCTGCCGGATGTCGAGATGACGGTGCTGGGCGTGCGAGTCGAGCTGCCCGGGAACCAGCCCTTGGTCCTTCTCCAGGATCCCGGCACGGGCACCCTTGTTCCCATCTGGATCGGGGCACCGGAGGCCAGTGCCATCGCCCTGTGGCAGCAGGGTCTCACCCCGCCGCGCCCCATGACTCACGACCTGTTGATCGAGGTCCTCTCAGCCACGGGCACCGCCCTGGAATCGGTGCGCATCGGATCGGTTGAGGATGCCGTCTTCCATGCCGAGCTGATCTTGGACAACGGCGCGCGAGTGGACGCCCGCGCGTCGGACGCCATCGCTTGCGCGCTGCGTGCCGAGGCGCCGGTGCTCTGCGCCGCCGAGGTGCTGGAGGCTGCCGGCGTGGACCCCGAGCAGGCCGAAGACGTGGACGAGGACTCCGAGGATTCCGAAGACGGGGTGGATGAGGCCGTCACCGGGGTCACCGGCGCCGCGGAGCGTGATGCGGAACTCAACCGGTTCCGGGAATTCCTGGACAACGTGGACCCCGAGGACTTCGCCGACGGCGGCTCCAGCCAGTCCTGA
- a CDS encoding MerR family transcriptional regulator, with protein MNIGEVLAELKGDFPQVSASKIRFLEEKGLITPRRTSAGYRKYTDADVDRLRFILALQRDQYLPLKVIKDYLDAVDRGEHPESLPGGLTLTPRSVSDQLAQELAGHTRPLTRAELQGISGATTQLLDSLEQFGMVSPDENGRYSEHALKATRSAVVLAAHGLEPRHLRPFRAAADRELGLIERATASLATRKDAAANARMADAARELSEACLGLHSALVAAAVADLDT; from the coding sequence ATGAACATCGGTGAGGTCCTGGCGGAGCTGAAGGGCGACTTTCCGCAGGTCAGCGCCTCGAAGATCCGCTTCCTCGAGGAGAAGGGGCTCATCACGCCCCGCCGCACCTCCGCGGGCTACCGCAAGTACACCGATGCCGACGTGGACCGCCTGCGCTTCATCCTCGCCCTGCAACGGGACCAGTACCTCCCCCTGAAGGTCATCAAGGACTACCTCGATGCCGTGGACCGCGGCGAGCACCCCGAATCCCTGCCCGGGGGACTCACCCTCACCCCGCGCTCGGTGTCCGACCAGCTGGCCCAGGAGTTGGCCGGGCACACCCGCCCGCTCACCCGGGCCGAGTTACAGGGGATCTCCGGGGCCACCACGCAGCTGCTGGATTCCCTGGAGCAGTTCGGCATGGTGTCTCCGGATGAGAACGGGCGCTACTCCGAGCACGCCCTCAAGGCGACGCGGTCCGCCGTCGTACTGGCCGCCCATGGACTGGAGCCGCGCCATCTCCGTCCCTTCCGGGCTGCGGCCGATCGCGAGCTCGGCCTCATCGAACGGGCCACGGCCTCATTGGCCACGCGCAAGGACGCCGCCGCCAACGCTCGGATGGCGGACGCCGCGCGGGAACTGAGCGAGGCCTGCCTGGGGCTGCACAGTGCCCTCGTGGCGGCAGCCGTGGCCGACCTGGACACGTGA
- a CDS encoding FHA domain-containing protein, giving the protein MSQDGTQQPDGRNTGTEPEALTTSIGLPDLGSSPDRSLEAEDRAAINALPVGSALLVAHAGPNQGARFLLDQDSTMAGRHPNADIFLDDVTVSRKHAEFRRSGEGFVIVDSGSLNGTYVNHDRVDSVALRSGMEVQIGKFRLTFYAGTQRPAV; this is encoded by the coding sequence ATGTCACAGGACGGGACCCAGCAACCGGACGGCCGGAACACGGGTACCGAGCCGGAGGCGCTGACCACCAGCATCGGCCTGCCCGATCTGGGATCGTCACCGGACCGCTCGCTCGAGGCAGAGGACCGCGCTGCCATCAATGCCCTCCCCGTTGGGTCGGCACTGCTGGTGGCCCATGCCGGGCCCAACCAGGGTGCACGGTTCCTCCTGGACCAGGACTCGACGATGGCCGGCCGCCACCCCAACGCCGACATCTTCCTCGATGACGTCACCGTGTCCCGGAAGCACGCCGAGTTCCGCCGCTCCGGCGAGGGCTTCGTCATCGTGGACTCCGGCTCCTTGAACGGGACCTATGTGAACCACGACCGGGTCGATTCCGTGGCCCTGCGGTCCGGGATGGAAGTGCAGATCGGCAAGTTCCGGCTCACGTTCTACGCCGGCACCCAGCGCCCCGCCGTCTGA
- the gcvH gene encoding glycine cleavage system protein GcvH: MSNIPDGLRYSAEHEWVSGPDADGVVRIGITDFAQDALGDVVYVDLPEVGAEITADSTVGEVESTKSVSDLFAPVSGTVSARNETLDADPAKVNSDPYGDGWLLEMTVSDPAQVEGLLDAEGYRQQVG; this comes from the coding sequence ATGAGCAATATCCCCGATGGGCTTCGCTACAGCGCCGAACACGAATGGGTCTCCGGGCCGGACGCCGACGGCGTCGTCCGCATCGGCATCACCGACTTCGCCCAGGACGCGCTCGGTGACGTGGTCTACGTCGACCTGCCCGAGGTGGGCGCGGAGATCACCGCTGATTCCACGGTCGGCGAGGTGGAGTCCACCAAGTCCGTCAGTGACCTCTTCGCACCGGTCTCCGGGACCGTCTCGGCCCGCAATGAAACCCTGGACGCGGATCCGGCCAAGGTGAACTCCGATCCGTACGGGGACGGCTGGCTCCTGGAGATGACCGTCTCGGACCCCGCACAGGTTGAAGGCCTGCTCGATGCGGAGGGTTACCGCCAGCAGGTAGGCTAG
- a CDS encoding MarR family winged helix-turn-helix transcriptional regulator, whose protein sequence is MDSRALVGHQLRRCHQVHNALWVDAVGGLLTSPQYSVLFTVAAAEGTLDQLSVGRAAGLDRTTVAGVIRRLEGQGWLRRERDPADARRHVITLPVPAAVALEGMTPAVRAVQERLMAPLAAADRAWLGRRLVELSDHHDAAERSGDSVRHEIRQTEEDLRPGHLIRLAQQRHTVLWADELGGIITGPQFAVMLVLATSGPTGQGAVAGLAALDRSSASDVLRRLETRGWTERRPDPNDRRSRLVSLTSVGRSLVDELWPAVERVQERILEPVSAPDRGRVVEVLAAVGSQPPGALAPRHGGQ, encoded by the coding sequence ATGGATTCCAGGGCCCTCGTGGGGCATCAGCTGCGCCGATGCCACCAGGTGCACAATGCGCTCTGGGTGGACGCCGTGGGCGGGTTGCTGACATCGCCGCAGTACTCGGTGCTGTTCACCGTGGCCGCAGCCGAGGGAACCCTGGACCAGCTTTCCGTGGGCCGGGCCGCGGGGCTTGACCGGACCACGGTGGCCGGGGTGATCCGCCGCCTGGAGGGTCAGGGGTGGCTGCGGCGGGAGCGTGATCCCGCCGATGCGCGGCGGCATGTCATCACCCTGCCCGTGCCCGCCGCGGTGGCCTTGGAGGGAATGACGCCGGCAGTCCGCGCAGTGCAGGAGCGGCTGATGGCACCCCTGGCCGCAGCCGATCGCGCCTGGCTCGGGCGCCGGCTGGTAGAGCTTTCGGATCATCACGACGCGGCGGAGAGGTCCGGCGATTCCGTCCGCCACGAGATACGCCAGACGGAGGAGGACCTCCGTCCCGGTCACCTGATCCGGCTGGCGCAGCAACGGCACACGGTGTTGTGGGCCGACGAACTGGGAGGCATCATCACCGGCCCGCAGTTCGCCGTCATGCTGGTTCTGGCCACGTCCGGTCCCACGGGTCAAGGGGCCGTGGCCGGATTGGCCGCGCTCGACCGCTCCAGTGCCTCTGACGTACTGCGGCGGCTGGAGACCCGGGGCTGGACGGAGCGACGCCCCGACCCGAACGACCGTCGCTCCCGCCTGGTCTCCCTGACCTCGGTGGGCCGGTCGCTCGTCGACGAGCTCTGGCCCGCCGTGGAACGGGTCCAGGAGCGGATCCTGGAGCCGGTGTCCGCGCCGGACCGGGGCCGGGTCGTCGAGGTGCTGGCCGCCGTCGGGAGTCAGCCTCCGGGGGCATTGGCACCCCGCCACGGAGGCCAGTAG
- a CDS encoding FAD-dependent monooxygenase, whose protein sequence is MQYHLDGYRYGDPTIEPAAPGRDTGQGPLPDEVDVLIVGTGPAGTVLAAQLAEFPEITTRVVERRQGPLPVGQADGVSCRTVEMFDAFGLATALLDEAYWVNETTFWSPSSEDRGGITRTGQIQDVADGLSEYPHVIVNQARMQEMLLAKASKSASRLEVDYGFKALGVDIPEDPEARVTVTLEVTDQDGKGTGTTRTVRARYVIGCDGARSVIRTSIGRSLHGDAQNHAWGVLDILPVTDFPDVRKKAVMQSASGSLLQIPREGGNLVRYYVDLGDLPEGDRSVRERTTFEDILAAAQRALHPYTLDAKDVAWWSVYEVGQRVTDGFDDVPADGVGVLAPRVFIAGDACHTHSAKAGQGMNVSMQDTYNLGWKLAAVLQGRSPKSLLATYSGERQKIARELIDFDKRWSKMIGSKVSDPNDPESGGVAANDVEAHFVAGGKFTAGLSTVYERSLLTGGTEHQGLAPGFEVGTRFHSAPVVRVADAKPEQLGHVHEADGRWRLYAFGDAVAIGSETSALGALLEFLDTSEQSPVRRFTPSGAPDDAVFDVRAILQQEHHSVDLNALPPFLLPAKGRFGLRDYEKVFSAERTNGHLLGTVPGLQVTQDIYDLRGIDRERGALVVVRPDQYVAQVLPLGAHTELADFFAAFMIDQGVDQG, encoded by the coding sequence ATGCAATACCACCTGGACGGCTACCGCTACGGAGATCCCACGATCGAGCCGGCAGCCCCCGGCCGTGACACGGGGCAGGGCCCCCTGCCGGATGAGGTCGATGTCCTGATCGTCGGCACCGGACCGGCCGGCACCGTTCTGGCAGCGCAGCTGGCCGAGTTCCCGGAGATCACCACCCGCGTGGTGGAGCGCCGCCAGGGGCCGCTGCCCGTGGGCCAGGCCGATGGGGTCTCCTGCCGCACCGTGGAGATGTTCGACGCCTTCGGTCTGGCCACCGCACTGTTGGACGAGGCCTACTGGGTCAACGAGACCACGTTCTGGTCCCCGTCCTCCGAGGATCGCGGGGGCATCACCCGCACCGGCCAGATCCAGGACGTCGCGGACGGGCTCAGCGAGTATCCACACGTGATCGTCAATCAGGCCCGCATGCAGGAGATGCTCCTGGCCAAGGCGTCGAAGTCCGCCTCCCGGCTGGAGGTCGACTACGGGTTCAAGGCCCTCGGCGTGGATATCCCGGAGGACCCCGAGGCGCGGGTGACGGTCACCCTGGAGGTGACGGACCAGGACGGCAAGGGCACCGGCACCACCCGCACCGTCCGGGCCCGCTACGTGATCGGATGTGACGGTGCCCGCTCCGTCATCCGCACCTCGATCGGACGGTCCCTGCATGGCGACGCCCAGAACCACGCCTGGGGTGTTCTGGACATCCTCCCGGTCACCGACTTCCCGGACGTTCGCAAGAAGGCCGTCATGCAGTCCGCGTCCGGCTCCCTGCTCCAGATCCCACGCGAGGGCGGGAACCTGGTGCGCTACTACGTGGACCTCGGCGACCTCCCCGAGGGCGACCGCAGCGTCCGCGAGCGCACCACCTTCGAGGACATCCTCGCTGCCGCCCAGAGGGCACTGCACCCGTACACTCTGGACGCCAAGGACGTGGCCTGGTGGAGCGTGTACGAGGTCGGTCAGCGGGTGACGGACGGGTTCGATGACGTGCCGGCAGACGGCGTCGGAGTCCTGGCCCCACGGGTGTTCATCGCCGGGGACGCCTGTCACACGCACTCGGCCAAGGCGGGGCAGGGCATGAACGTGTCCATGCAGGACACCTACAACCTGGGCTGGAAGCTGGCCGCCGTGCTGCAGGGCCGCTCACCGAAGTCGCTGCTGGCCACCTACTCCGGCGAGCGTCAGAAGATCGCTCGGGAACTCATCGACTTCGACAAGCGCTGGTCCAAGATGATCGGCTCCAAGGTCTCCGACCCGAACGACCCGGAGTCCGGAGGCGTCGCCGCGAACGACGTCGAAGCGCACTTCGTGGCCGGCGGGAAGTTCACGGCGGGACTGTCCACGGTGTACGAGCGCTCCCTCCTGACGGGGGGAACGGAGCATCAGGGTCTGGCCCCCGGGTTCGAGGTCGGGACCCGGTTCCACTCGGCTCCGGTCGTCCGTGTGGCGGATGCGAAGCCGGAGCAGCTGGGCCATGTGCACGAGGCGGACGGCCGCTGGCGCCTGTACGCCTTCGGTGACGCCGTTGCCATCGGGTCAGAGACCTCGGCCCTCGGCGCGCTGCTGGAGTTCCTGGACACCTCCGAGCAGTCCCCGGTCCGCCGATTCACCCCGTCCGGGGCACCGGACGACGCCGTGTTCGATGTCCGGGCGATCCTCCAGCAGGAGCACCATTCCGTGGACCTGAACGCCCTGCCACCGTTCCTCCTCCCGGCCAAGGGCAGGTTCGGCCTGCGCGACTACGAGAAGGTCTTCTCTGCCGAGAGGACCAACGGTCACCTGCTCGGCACGGTTCCCGGCCTCCAGGTTACCCAGGACATCTATGACCTGCGTGGCATCGACCGTGAGCGAGGTGCCCTCGTGGTTGTCCGCCCGGACCAGTACGTGGCACAGGTCCTCCCGCTGGGAGCCCACACCGAGCTGGCGGACTTCTTTGCCGCATTCATGATCGATCAGGGCGTCGATCAGGGCTGA
- a CDS encoding mycothiol transferase has product MNSIAVLQELARRPLDELDLVWDRIGPSNVNSHPGGHPNSIAWLLWHSGREIDAQIAHLSGQDQVWTAQGWVDRFGPDVPAEEHGYGQSEDTARAVVVQDKDVLREYLAAVTVQSLDYLGTLTEADLAEVIDRQWDPPVTRAVRLVSVYADALQHVGQAAYVAGMDPAD; this is encoded by the coding sequence ATGAACTCGATCGCCGTGTTGCAGGAACTCGCCCGCCGCCCCCTCGATGAGCTGGACCTGGTCTGGGACCGCATCGGCCCCTCCAACGTGAACTCCCACCCGGGCGGCCACCCCAACTCCATTGCCTGGCTGCTGTGGCACTCCGGCCGTGAGATCGACGCGCAGATCGCCCACCTGAGCGGACAGGACCAGGTGTGGACCGCCCAGGGCTGGGTGGATCGGTTCGGCCCGGACGTGCCGGCCGAGGAACATGGCTACGGCCAGTCGGAGGACACGGCGCGCGCCGTCGTCGTCCAGGACAAGGATGTGCTGCGCGAGTACCTGGCGGCCGTGACGGTGCAGTCCCTGGACTACCTCGGGACCCTGACGGAGGCGGACCTCGCGGAGGTGATCGACCGTCAGTGGGACCCGCCGGTCACCCGTGCGGTGCGGTTGGTCAGCGTCTATGCCGACGCACTGCAGCACGTGGGCCAGGCAGCCTATGTGGCCGGGATGGACCCGGCGGACTGA